The Impatiens glandulifera chromosome 8, dImpGla2.1, whole genome shotgun sequence genome includes a window with the following:
- the LOC124912705 gene encoding probable aspartyl protease At4g16563: protein MSEPLREVRDGYMISLSFGTPSQVIQVYMDTGSDLTWLPCGNWSFECVDCVRDYRSNKLMLTSTFSPSLSSSSVRDSCSSHLCIDVHSSDNNYDTCTMAGCSLSTLMKGTCSRPCPSFAYTYGEGIVIGALTRDTLRIHGGNPSVSREIEKFCFGCVSTTYREPMGIVGFGRGPLSLPSQLGFLHKGFAHCFLPFKFANNPNMTSPLVLGNLAISSKDHLQFTSMLRSPMYPNYYYIGLEAITIGNASLALVPSSLREFDTLGNGGMLIDSGTTYTHLPKPLYDNLISTLQSMITYPRANHVEEQSGFDLCYIVPCPNNTFGDDYVFPSITFRFLNNASIVLPRGNHFYAMGAPNNYSAVKCLLFQSMEDSEYGPAGVFGSFQQQNMEIVYDVEKERIGFQQADCVSYATTYQGLHKA from the coding sequence ATGTCCGAGCCACTCAGAGAAGTACGAGATGGGTATATGATATCTCTTAGTTTCGGAACACCCTCACAAGTTATTCAAGTGTATATGGACACGGGGAGCGACCTAACTTGGTTGCCTTGTGGCAACTGGTCGTTCGAGTGTGTGGATTGCGTCAGGGACTATAGAAGTAACAAACTTATGTTAACGTCTACTTTTTCTCCTTCGTTGTCTTCTTCATCTGTTAGGGACTCTTGTTCGAGCCATTTATGTATTGATGTTCATAGTTCTGATAACAATTATGACACTTGCACCATGGCCGGGTGTTCATTGAGTACCCTTATGAAGGGAACATGTTCTCGTCCATGTCCCTCGTTTGCTTACACTTATGGAGAAGGAATTGTAATTGGTGCCCTAACTAGGGATACCCTAAGAATCCATGGAGGTAATCCTAGTGTGAGTAGAGAGATTGAAAagttttgttttggttgtgttagCACCACTTATAGAGAGCCTATGGGAATCGTTGGATTTGGTAGAGGTCCACTTTCTTTGCCATCCCAATTAGGGTTTCTCCACAAGGGTTTCGCTCATTGTTTCTTGCCCTTCAAGTTTGCGAATAACCCGAATATGACAAGTCCATTAGTCTTGGGAAATCTTGCAATCTCTTCTAAGGACCATTTGCAATTCACCTCGATGTTGAGGAGCCCAATGTACCCAAATTACTATTATATCGGCCTTGAAGCTATAACAATCGGAAATGCTAGTCTAGCTTTAGTTCCCTCGAGCTTAAGGGAGTTCGATACATTAGGCAATGGTGGCATGCTAATAGACTCGGGCACTACTTATACTCACTTGCCAAAACCCTTATATGACAATCTTATTTCTACGCTCCAATCCATGATAACTTATCCTAGAGCCAATCATGTGGAGGAACAATCCGGATTTGATCTTTGTTACATAGTCCCGTGCCCAAACAACACATTTGGGGATGACTATGTCTTCCCATCAATCACCTTTCGATTTTTGAACAACGCGAGCATAGTGTTGCCTCGAGGAAATCATTTCTATGCTATGGGCGCACCGAATAACTATTCCGCGGTTAAATGTTTGTTGTTTCAAAGTATGGAGGATAGTGAATATGGGCCAGCCGGAGTGTTTGGGAGCTTTCAACAACAAAACATGGAGATTGTCTATGATGTGGAGAAAGAAAGGATCGGATTTCAACAGGCCGATTGTGTTTCTTATGCTACTACTTATCAAGGACTTCACAAGGCATAA